The following proteins are co-located in the Fischerella sp. PCC 9605 genome:
- a CDS encoding NifB/NifX family molybdenum-iron cluster-binding protein: protein MKIWVYSLPQTPVGSAQNRRGFHYHYCQGGYGETATLENIIEAIADCKAVFVAKIGDCPKEKLYAADIQTVETYDVIDKVALEYYQQYVQKL from the coding sequence TTGAAAATTTGGGTTTATAGCCTACCCCAAACCCCAGTAGGCAGCGCTCAAAACAGACGCGGCTTCCATTACCATTACTGCCAAGGCGGTTATGGAGAGACAGCGACTCTTGAAAACATCATCGAGGCGATCGCAGATTGTAAAGCGGTATTTGTTGCCAAGATTGGTGATTGTCCCAAAGAAAAATTGTACGCAGCTGACATACAAACCGTTGAAACTTATGACGTAATTGACAAGGTTGCTTTGGAGTATTACCAGCAATACGTACAGAAATTATGA
- a CDS encoding 4Fe-4S binding protein — protein MAYQITSECISCNLCQSVCPTGAIKIDGDRPWIDPELCTNCVGSIHTVPQCKAGCPTSNGCVKVPADYWESWFNTYYHLVAKLTKKQDYWENWFNFYSEKFSEQLQKRQHQVAC, from the coding sequence ATGGCTTACCAAATAACCAGCGAGTGCATTTCCTGTAATCTCTGTCAATCTGTATGTCCCACCGGTGCAATCAAAATAGATGGCGATCGCCCCTGGATCGATCCTGAACTTTGCACAAACTGTGTTGGTAGTATTCATACCGTACCTCAGTGCAAAGCTGGTTGTCCTACATCCAATGGTTGCGTAAAAGTGCCCGCCGATTATTGGGAAAGCTGGTTTAACACTTATTACCATTTGGTAGCAAAATTAACAAAAAAACAAGATTATTGGGAGAATTGGTTTAACTTCTATTCAGAGAAATTCTCCGAACAATTGCAGAAACGTCAGCACCAAGTTGCCTGTTAG
- the nifS gene encoding cysteine desulfurase NifS, producing the protein MQKNCIYLDNNATTKVDPEVVEAMLPYLTDYYGNPSSMHSFGGQVKKAVNQAQEQVAALLGADESEIIFTSGGTEGDNAAIRAALLAQPDKRHIITTQVEHPAVLSLCKQLEKQGYSITYLSVNHEGQLDLNELEASLTGNTALVTIMYANNETGVVFPIEQIGVRVKEHGALFHVDAVQAVGKIPMNMKTSTIDMLTMSGHKIHAPKGIGALYVRRGVRFRPMLIGGGQQRGRRAGTENVPGVVALGKAAELELLHLEEATARERKLRDRLEQTIIATIPDCQVNGHSTQRLPNTTNIGFKYIEGEAILYLLNQYGICASSGSACSSGSLEPSHVLRAMGLPYTILHGSIRFSLCRYTTDAEIDTVLAVMPGIVERLRALSPFKNDEASWLQERSMVISH; encoded by the coding sequence ATGCAGAAAAATTGTATTTATCTAGACAATAATGCCACCACCAAAGTAGACCCAGAAGTTGTAGAGGCGATGCTGCCTTACTTGACGGATTATTACGGTAATCCCTCCAGTATGCACAGCTTTGGTGGGCAAGTTAAGAAAGCAGTTAATCAAGCACAGGAACAAGTTGCAGCCCTCCTTGGTGCTGACGAATCAGAAATTATCTTTACCAGTGGTGGTACAGAAGGAGATAATGCCGCCATTCGGGCTGCACTATTGGCGCAACCAGACAAGCGACACATCATCACTACCCAAGTAGAACACCCAGCAGTGCTAAGTCTCTGCAAACAGCTGGAAAAACAAGGTTACAGCATTACCTACTTGTCAGTGAATCACGAGGGACAGTTGGATCTGAATGAACTGGAAGCCTCACTGACAGGTAACACTGCCTTGGTGACGATCATGTATGCCAACAATGAAACTGGCGTGGTTTTCCCAATCGAGCAAATTGGCGTACGAGTCAAAGAACACGGTGCTCTTTTCCACGTAGATGCGGTGCAAGCAGTCGGTAAAATTCCGATGAACATGAAGACTAGCACCATTGATATGTTAACCATGTCTGGTCATAAAATTCATGCACCCAAAGGAATTGGTGCTTTGTACGTGCGGCGCGGTGTGAGATTTCGCCCCATGCTTATTGGTGGCGGACAGCAACGCGGTAGAAGGGCGGGAACAGAGAATGTTCCAGGAGTCGTTGCCCTTGGCAAAGCTGCTGAATTAGAATTACTACATTTAGAAGAAGCAACCGCCAGAGAAAGAAAACTGCGCGATCGCTTAGAACAAACTATTATTGCAACTATTCCCGATTGCCAAGTCAACGGTCATTCTACGCAGAGATTGCCCAACACCACCAATATTGGCTTCAAGTATATTGAAGGTGAAGCAATTCTCTACTTGCTCAATCAATACGGTATCTGTGCCTCATCCGGTTCAGCGTGTAGTTCTGGCTCTTTGGAACCTTCCCACGTTTTGCGGGCAATGGGTTTACCATACACAATCTTGCACGGTTCCATTCGCTTCAGCCTTTGTCGTTACACCACAGACGCCGAAATTGATACTGTGCTAGCAGTAATGCCCGGTATTGTCGAACGCCTACGCGCCCTCTCACCCTTCAAGAATGATGAAGCAAGTTGGCTGCAAGAACGGTCAATGGTCATTAGTCATTAG
- the nifU gene encoding Fe-S cluster assembly protein NifU, with protein sequence MWDYTDKVLELFYNPKYQGVIEDKGEAGVKVAVGEVGSIACGDALRLHLKVEEDTEKILDARFQTFGCTSAIASSEALVELIKGKTLDEALRVTNKEIANYLGGLPEAKMHCSVMGQEALEAAIYNYRGIPLDVHKDDDEGALVCTCFGISDAKIRRVIVENNLTTAEEVTNYVKAGGGCGSCLATIDDIIASVQKESATPVSTSANHSNERSSVKPLTPVQKIALIQKVLDEEVRPVLIADGGDVELFDVEGDRIKVVLQGACGSCSSSTATLKIAIESRLRDRVSKDLVVEAV encoded by the coding sequence ATGTGGGACTATACAGATAAAGTATTGGAGCTATTCTACAATCCCAAATATCAGGGAGTAATTGAAGACAAGGGTGAAGCAGGTGTTAAAGTTGCCGTTGGTGAAGTAGGCAGCATTGCTTGTGGAGATGCCCTGAGACTGCATCTTAAAGTTGAGGAAGATACAGAGAAAATTCTTGATGCTCGTTTTCAAACTTTTGGTTGTACTAGTGCGATCGCTTCATCTGAAGCTCTGGTAGAACTAATTAAGGGTAAAACTTTAGATGAAGCCCTGAGAGTTACTAATAAAGAGATTGCCAATTACCTGGGCGGGTTGCCAGAAGCAAAGATGCACTGCTCGGTAATGGGACAAGAAGCATTAGAAGCAGCTATTTATAATTACCGAGGTATACCTCTAGATGTTCATAAAGATGATGACGAAGGGGCGCTAGTTTGCACTTGCTTTGGCATCAGTGACGCAAAAATCCGGCGCGTGATTGTTGAAAACAACCTCACCACCGCTGAAGAAGTCACAAATTATGTGAAAGCGGGTGGTGGCTGCGGTTCGTGTTTGGCAACTATCGATGATATTATTGCGTCCGTGCAAAAAGAATCTGCTACCCCTGTAAGTACTTCTGCTAATCACAGTAATGAGCGTTCATCTGTAAAACCGCTGACCCCAGTGCAAAAAATTGCACTGATACAAAAAGTATTAGATGAAGAAGTCAGACCCGTTTTGATTGCCGACGGGGGAGACGTAGAACTGTTCGACGTCGAAGGCGATCGTATCAAAGTAGTACTGCAAGGTGCTTGCGGTTCGTGTTCTAGCAGCACGGCGACATTAAAGATTGCGATTGAATCTAGATTGCGCGATCGCGTCAGCAAAGACCTTGTAGTTGAAGCAGTTTAG
- the nifH gene encoding nitrogenase iron protein: protein MSDDKIRQIAFYGKGGIGKSTTSQNTLAAMAEMGQRIMIVGCDPKADSTRLMLHAKAQTTVLHLAAERGAVEDLELEEVMLTGFRGVRCVESGGPEPGVGCAGRGIITAINFLEENGAYQDLDFVSYDVLGDVVCGGFAMPIREGKAQEIYIVTSGEMMAMYAANNIARGILKYAHSGGVRLGGLICNSRKVDREAELIENLAERLNTQMIHFVPRDNIVQHAELRRMTVNEYAPDSNQSQEYRALAKKIINNTKLTIPTPMEMDELEALLIEYGILDDDTKHAEIIGKPAEASAK, encoded by the coding sequence ATGTCCGACGATAAAATCAGACAGATAGCCTTCTACGGTAAAGGCGGTATCGGTAAGTCTACTACTTCTCAAAACACCCTTGCCGCTATGGCAGAAATGGGTCAGCGGATTATGATTGTGGGATGCGACCCCAAAGCTGACTCCACCCGTTTGATGCTGCACGCTAAAGCTCAAACCACCGTGCTGCACTTAGCAGCAGAAAGAGGTGCAGTAGAAGACTTAGAACTTGAAGAAGTAATGTTAACCGGTTTTCGCGGTGTTCGTTGCGTGGAATCTGGTGGTCCCGAGCCTGGTGTAGGTTGCGCCGGTCGTGGTATCATCACCGCCATCAACTTCTTGGAAGAAAACGGTGCTTACCAAGACCTAGACTTTGTATCTTACGACGTGTTGGGTGACGTTGTCTGTGGTGGTTTCGCTATGCCTATCCGTGAAGGTAAAGCACAAGAAATCTACATTGTTACCTCCGGTGAAATGATGGCGATGTACGCTGCAAACAACATCGCTCGCGGTATTCTCAAATACGCTCACTCCGGTGGTGTGCGCTTGGGTGGTTTGATTTGTAACAGCCGTAAAGTTGACCGGGAAGCTGAATTGATCGAAAACCTGGCTGAACGTTTGAACACCCAAATGATTCACTTTGTACCTCGTGACAACATCGTTCAACACGCAGAATTGCGTCGTATGACCGTTAACGAGTACGCACCTGACAGCAACCAATCTCAAGAATACCGCGCATTAGCTAAGAAGATCATCAACAACACCAAGCTCACCATTCCTACTCCTATGGAAATGGATGAACTAGAAGCCCTGTTGATTGAGTACGGTATTCTCGACGATGATACCAAGCATGCAGAGATCATCGGTAAGCCAGCTGAAGCTTCTGCTAAATAA